In Dehalococcoidia bacterium, a single genomic region encodes these proteins:
- the aroB gene encoding 3-dehydroquinate synthase — MKPHLILIGFSGTGKSAIGREVARLLGWPFVDTDQEIVRRAGKPIAAIFAQEGEEAFRTLETQVLADALASPQPTVIATGGGAVLREANRQHMAQAGVVICLEARPDTILQRLVQAEDEVRPLLAGPQPLERIRTLKAQRQPLYALADWTVHTDHLSVDEAAHEVVRGYDLARRRFPQPADADADLAAIVHTSAGPYAIYAGWNLIPTLGQRLQRIGLASTAYLVSDRAVFYTWGRKVQTALEEADIPTHIFTFPPGEASKTLDTVRLAYGWLASLKAQRGHLIVAVGGGVVGDLAGFVAATYNRGMPFIQVPTTLLAMVDAAIGGKTGVDLPEGKNLVGAFHQPRMVLADAATLSTLPPRALREGWAETIKHGLILDAHLFRTCEEQAEALLGLDRQVTVPVLRRSMAIKAAVVSQDEKETKGLRILLNYGHTVGHALEQATGYTDYLHGEAVAIGMMAEGRISQRMGLLSAEGLERQRRVLERFGLPTACPGVDPQALKAAMAVDKKRAGKGLRWVLLADIGRAVVRADVPDALVDEALREITGR, encoded by the coding sequence ATGAAGCCCCACCTTATCCTTATCGGCTTCTCGGGCACCGGCAAGTCCGCCATAGGACGGGAGGTCGCCCGCCTCCTGGGATGGCCTTTCGTGGATACCGACCAAGAAATAGTGCGACGGGCCGGCAAGCCTATCGCTGCTATCTTCGCCCAAGAGGGGGAAGAGGCCTTCCGCACCCTGGAGACCCAGGTCCTGGCCGACGCCCTCGCCTCCCCCCAGCCCACCGTCATCGCCACCGGCGGGGGGGCAGTGCTCCGCGAGGCCAACCGCCAACACATGGCCCAGGCGGGGGTGGTCATCTGCCTGGAGGCCCGGCCCGACACCATCCTCCAGCGCCTCGTCCAGGCCGAGGACGAGGTGCGCCCTCTGCTGGCGGGCCCCCAACCCCTGGAACGCATCCGCACCCTCAAGGCCCAGCGCCAGCCCCTCTACGCCCTCGCCGACTGGACCGTCCACACCGACCACCTCTCCGTGGACGAGGCAGCCCACGAGGTGGTGCGGGGCTACGACCTGGCCCGCCGGCGCTTCCCCCAGCCCGCCGACGCCGATGCTGACCTGGCTGCCATCGTGCACACCTCCGCCGGCCCCTACGCTATTTACGCCGGATGGAACCTCATCCCCACCCTGGGACAGAGGCTCCAGCGCATCGGCCTCGCCTCCACCGCCTACCTGGTGAGCGACCGGGCGGTCTTTTATACCTGGGGGCGCAAGGTGCAAACCGCCCTGGAGGAGGCCGACATCCCGACCCACATCTTCACCTTTCCGCCGGGCGAGGCGTCCAAGACCCTGGACACCGTGCGCCTGGCGTATGGGTGGCTGGCATCTTTGAAGGCCCAGCGGGGCCACCTCATCGTGGCCGTGGGCGGGGGTGTGGTGGGCGACCTGGCAGGCTTCGTCGCCGCCACCTACAATCGGGGCATGCCCTTCATCCAGGTGCCCACCACCCTCCTGGCAATGGTGGACGCCGCCATCGGTGGCAAGACAGGTGTGGACCTGCCTGAGGGGAAGAATTTGGTGGGGGCCTTTCACCAACCCCGCATGGTGCTGGCCGACGCGGCAACCTTGAGCACCCTTCCCCCCCGCGCCCTGCGAGAGGGATGGGCCGAGACCATCAAGCATGGGCTCATTCTGGATGCCCACCTCTTCCGCACTTGTGAGGAGCAGGCCGAGGCCCTCCTGGGCCTGGACAGGCAGGTAACAGTGCCCGTGCTCCGCAGGTCCATGGCCATCAAGGCCGCGGTGGTCTCCCAGGATGAGAAAGAGACCAAAGGCCTGCGTATCCTCCTCAACTATGGGCACACCGTCGGCCACGCCCTAGAGCAGGCGACGGGCTACACGGATTACCTGCACGGGGAGGCAGTGGCCATCGGCATGATGGCCGAGGGACGCATCAGCCAGCGGATGGGCCTTCTGTCCGCCGAGGGGTTGGAGCGCCAGCGGCGCGTGCTGGAGCGCTTCGGCCTCCCGACGGCCTGCCCGGGGGTAGACCCCCAGGCCCTCAAGGCCGCCATGGCTGTGGACAAGAAGCGGGCGGGAAAGGGCCTGCGGTGGGTGCTCCTGGCCGACATCGGACGGGCGGTGGTGCGGGCCGACGTGCCCGACGCCCTGGTGGACGAGGCTTTGCGGGAGATTACAGGGCGCTAG
- a CDS encoding S1 RNA-binding domain-containing protein codes for MSAPGQGTPTPPTPPSMSDWLSHTEGWRTLRRGEIVEGLVMRVDSDGLLVSVGGKSEGFVPLREMRTLADKSVKVGDTILATVLRPEDAEGPALLSVDRAHGEKGWRLLEAALAEGKRITARCTGYNKGGLVVEVEGVQGFVPLSQVAPNPKPPQGESDLAQRVGKTLHLKVLEVERKRGRAILSERAVWQEEREAQKARLLQELQEGQVRKGRVSSLSPFGAFVDLGGADGLIHLSELSWTRVTRPEEVLQVGQEVEVYVLKVDRENRRISLSLRRLLPQPWETVAARYQVGQLVPATITRLTEFGAFARLEDGIEGLIHISELSDRPLTDPRQAVREGDSVTVKVLRIEPERKRIALSLRQAQAELAL; via the coding sequence GTGAGCGCGCCAGGCCAGGGCACTCCCACTCCCCCTACCCCTCCCAGTATGTCTGACTGGCTCAGCCACACGGAGGGGTGGCGCACTCTGCGTCGGGGTGAAATCGTAGAGGGTCTGGTGATGCGGGTGGACTCCGACGGCCTGCTGGTCAGCGTGGGGGGGAAATCGGAGGGGTTTGTCCCCCTGCGGGAGATGCGCACCCTGGCCGACAAGAGCGTGAAAGTGGGTGATACCATCCTCGCCACCGTGCTCCGCCCCGAGGACGCGGAGGGCCCCGCTCTCCTTTCCGTAGACCGCGCCCACGGCGAAAAGGGGTGGCGTCTGTTGGAAGCGGCCCTGGCCGAAGGCAAAAGGATCACAGCACGCTGCACGGGCTATAATAAAGGTGGGCTTGTGGTGGAGGTGGAGGGCGTTCAGGGCTTTGTCCCCCTCTCCCAGGTGGCCCCCAACCCCAAACCTCCCCAAGGGGAGAGCGATCTGGCCCAACGGGTGGGCAAAACCCTCCACCTCAAAGTGCTGGAGGTGGAGCGCAAACGGGGACGGGCCATCCTCTCCGAGCGGGCCGTCTGGCAGGAGGAGCGGGAGGCCCAAAAGGCACGCCTGCTCCAGGAGCTGCAGGAGGGCCAAGTGCGCAAAGGGCGTGTGTCCAGCCTGTCCCCCTTTGGGGCCTTCGTGGATTTGGGGGGGGCCGATGGCCTTATCCACCTCTCCGAACTCTCCTGGACGCGGGTGACCCGCCCCGAGGAGGTGCTGCAGGTGGGGCAGGAGGTAGAGGTGTATGTGCTGAAGGTGGACCGGGAGAACCGGCGCATCAGCCTCTCCTTGCGCCGTCTGCTCCCCCAGCCCTGGGAGACCGTCGCCGCCCGTTATCAGGTGGGCCAACTGGTGCCCGCCACCATCACCCGCCTCACCGAGTTTGGTGCCTTCGCCCGTCTCGAGGATGGCATAGAGGGGTTGATTCACATCTCCGAACTGTCCGACCGCCCCCTCACCGACCCCCGCCAGGCCGTGCGCGAGGGGGACAGTGTCACGGTCAAAGTCCTCCGCATTGAACCGGAGCGGAAGCGCATCGCCCTAAGCCTGCGCCAGGCCCAGGCGGAACTGGCCTTGTAA
- a CDS encoding ATP-dependent Clp protease ATP-binding subunit: MTSRFEKFSERARRVLSLAQEEAVRFNHNYIGTEHLLLGLVRETEGVAARVLANLGVDLNKVRSAVEFIIGRGERPVSQESIGLTPRAKKVIELAVDEARRLGHHYIGTEHLLIGLLREGEGVAAGVLESLGVSLDRVRAETQRILSQTTGQAREGRATARTPTLDQLGVDLTALARQGKLDPVWGRHREIQRVIQILSRRTKNNPVLIGEPGVGKTAIVEALAQRIVAGEVPETLQGKRLVTLDMGALVAGTKYRGEFEERLKKVIEEIRTAGNIILFIDEMHTLVGAGAAEGAVDAANILKPSLSRGELQVVGATTLDDYRKYVERDPALERRFQPVLVEEPTVEDTVEILRYIKGRYEEHHRLTISDEALVAAARLAARFIPDRFLPDKAIDLVDEAASRVRIQRATTPLSVKEVQKLLENVRREKEEAIANQQYEYAAELRQRELNLMRKVEEAERQWQTEQEKEKPVVTADDIAEVVSMWTGIPLSRLKQEETERLLKMEEHLHKRIIGQDEAITVVSKAVRRARAGLKDPRRPVGVFIFLGPTGVGKTELARALAEFMFGSDDAMVRLDMSEFMERHTVARLVGAPPGYVGYEEGGQLTETIRRKPHSVILLDEIEKAHPDVFNILLQIFDDGHLTDAKGRKVDFRNTIIIMTSNLGSDLIRRESALGFQVKKEEARTFQEAYERMKEKVTTEVKRFFRPEFLNRIDAIVVFHALTREHILQIVDLMLSQVHKQLAEKDIKLEITPAAREWLGQKGYDPNFGARPLRRVIQTHVEDRLSEELLAGKFKPGDTVIIDVENDQIVTRCRETASARS, from the coding sequence ATGACGAGCAGATTTGAAAAGTTCTCAGAAAGAGCCCGCAGGGTCTTATCCCTGGCCCAAGAGGAGGCCGTCCGCTTCAACCATAACTACATCGGCACCGAGCACCTCCTCCTGGGCCTGGTACGAGAGACGGAAGGGGTTGCAGCACGCGTCCTGGCCAACCTGGGTGTAGACCTCAACAAGGTCCGTTCCGCCGTCGAGTTCATCATCGGGCGGGGCGAGCGCCCCGTCTCCCAGGAGAGCATCGGCCTGACCCCTCGTGCCAAAAAGGTGATTGAGCTGGCCGTGGACGAGGCCCGTCGCCTGGGCCACCACTACATCGGCACCGAGCACCTCCTCATCGGCCTTTTGCGGGAGGGGGAGGGCGTGGCCGCCGGGGTGCTGGAAAGCCTGGGGGTGAGCCTGGACCGGGTGCGGGCCGAAACCCAGCGCATCCTCTCCCAGACCACCGGCCAGGCCCGGGAGGGGCGCGCCACCGCCCGCACCCCCACCCTGGACCAACTGGGGGTGGACCTCACCGCTCTGGCACGCCAGGGTAAACTGGACCCCGTCTGGGGACGCCATCGGGAAATCCAGCGGGTCATCCAAATCCTCTCCCGCCGCACCAAGAACAACCCCGTCCTCATCGGCGAGCCCGGCGTGGGCAAAACGGCCATCGTGGAGGCCCTGGCCCAGCGCATCGTGGCCGGCGAGGTGCCCGAAACCCTGCAGGGCAAACGCCTGGTTACCCTGGATATGGGAGCCCTGGTGGCCGGCACCAAATACCGGGGCGAGTTTGAGGAGCGCCTCAAGAAAGTCATTGAGGAAATCCGCACCGCCGGCAACATCATCCTGTTCATCGACGAGATGCACACCCTGGTAGGGGCGGGCGCCGCCGAAGGGGCTGTGGACGCCGCCAACATCCTCAAACCCTCCCTCTCCCGGGGGGAGTTGCAAGTGGTGGGTGCCACCACCCTGGATGACTACCGCAAATACGTGGAGCGGGACCCGGCTTTGGAACGGCGCTTCCAGCCCGTTTTGGTGGAGGAGCCGACCGTGGAGGACACGGTGGAAATCCTCCGCTACATCAAGGGGCGCTACGAGGAGCACCACCGCCTCACCATCTCCGACGAGGCGTTGGTCGCCGCCGCGCGCCTGGCCGCCCGCTTCATCCCCGACCGCTTCCTCCCCGATAAGGCCATTGACCTGGTGGACGAGGCCGCCTCCCGCGTGCGCATCCAGCGGGCCACCACCCCCCTCTCAGTCAAAGAGGTGCAGAAACTCCTGGAGAATGTGCGCCGGGAGAAAGAGGAGGCCATCGCCAACCAACAGTATGAATACGCCGCCGAACTGCGCCAACGGGAACTCAACCTCATGCGCAAGGTGGAGGAGGCGGAGCGCCAGTGGCAGACCGAGCAGGAGAAGGAGAAGCCCGTCGTTACCGCCGACGACATCGCCGAGGTGGTCTCCATGTGGACGGGCATCCCCCTCTCCCGCCTCAAGCAGGAAGAGACAGAGCGCCTCCTGAAGATGGAGGAGCACCTCCACAAACGCATCATCGGGCAAGACGAGGCCATCACCGTGGTCTCCAAGGCCGTCCGCCGCGCCCGCGCCGGCCTGAAGGACCCCCGTCGCCCCGTGGGTGTCTTCATCTTCCTGGGGCCCACCGGCGTGGGCAAGACCGAACTGGCCCGCGCCCTGGCCGAGTTCATGTTCGGCTCCGACGACGCTATGGTGCGCCTGGATATGTCCGAGTTTATGGAGCGCCACACCGTCGCCCGCCTAGTGGGCGCACCCCCGGGCTATGTGGGCTACGAGGAGGGGGGCCAACTCACCGAGACCATCCGCCGTAAGCCCCACTCGGTCATCCTGCTGGACGAGATAGAAAAGGCCCACCCCGATGTGTTCAACATCCTCCTGCAAATCTTCGACGACGGCCACCTCACCGACGCCAAAGGACGTAAGGTGGACTTCCGCAACACCATCATCATCATGACCAGCAACCTGGGCTCCGACCTGATTCGCAGGGAGTCGGCCCTGGGTTTCCAGGTGAAAAAGGAGGAGGCCCGCACCTTCCAGGAAGCCTACGAGCGGATGAAGGAAAAGGTTACCACCGAGGTGAAACGCTTCTTCCGCCCCGAGTTCCTCAACCGCATTGATGCCATCGTGGTGTTCCACGCCCTCACTCGGGAGCACATCCTGCAGATCGTGGACCTTATGCTCTCCCAAGTGCACAAGCAACTGGCCGAGAAGGACATCAAACTGGAGATTACCCCTGCGGCGCGGGAGTGGCTGGGCCAGAAGGGCTACGACCCCAACTTCGGCGCACGCCCCCTGCGTCGGGTCATCCAAACCCATGTGGAAGACCGCCTCTCCGAGGAACTCCTGGCCGGCAAGTTCAAGCCCGGCGACACCGTCATCATAGACGTGGAGAACGACCAGATCGTTACCCGCTGTCGGGAGACCGCCTCCGCCCGCAGCTAG
- a CDS encoding LLM class flavin-dependent oxidoreductase, giving the protein MRFGVSLLAVAQQPKGTDPSRQVEEVLTWARAARDLGFDYLTMGQHYLTSPYQMFQPIPLLARLIPETGQMRLVTTLIIPLHNPVDLAESLATLDVLSGGRIGISCALGYRDEEYRAFGVDPKRRVSRMTECVQCLVRLWTEEEVTFHGQHFTLERATVVLRPLQKPHPPLWIAANSDSAIIRAARMGLPWNINPHATLATIQRQVALYRQAAQEAGKDPTIPLPMGRELYCAPTAQQAWEEVGPYIYGKYQAYAQWGQDKALPGQETFRTRLDALAQDRFIIGSPDDCSRVLERYAELGIGSAHFRMHWPGMPLSQALRGMELFARRVMPRFR; this is encoded by the coding sequence GTGCGCTTCGGCGTCAGCCTCTTGGCCGTAGCCCAACAACCCAAAGGCACCGACCCCTCCCGCCAGGTGGAGGAGGTCCTCACCTGGGCGCGGGCCGCCCGGGACCTGGGCTTTGACTACCTGACGATGGGCCAACACTACCTCACCAGCCCCTACCAGATGTTCCAGCCCATCCCCCTGCTGGCCCGCCTTATCCCCGAAACGGGGCAGATGCGCCTGGTAACTACCCTGATTATCCCCCTCCACAACCCCGTGGACTTGGCCGAGAGCTTGGCCACGCTGGATGTGCTCTCCGGGGGGCGCATCGGCATCAGTTGCGCCCTGGGCTACCGGGACGAGGAATACCGCGCCTTCGGCGTGGACCCCAAGCGCCGTGTCTCCCGCATGACCGAGTGTGTGCAGTGCTTGGTGCGCCTGTGGACGGAGGAGGAGGTTACCTTTCACGGACAGCACTTCACCCTGGAGCGGGCCACGGTGGTGCTCCGCCCCCTCCAGAAGCCCCACCCGCCCCTGTGGATTGCTGCGAACAGCGACAGCGCCATCATCCGCGCGGCGCGAATGGGCCTCCCCTGGAACATCAACCCCCACGCCACCTTGGCCACCATTCAACGCCAGGTCGCCCTCTATCGTCAGGCTGCCCAAGAGGCGGGGAAAGACCCCACCATCCCTCTCCCGATGGGGCGGGAGCTCTACTGCGCCCCCACCGCCCAACAGGCCTGGGAGGAGGTGGGGCCCTACATTTACGGCAAATACCAGGCCTACGCCCAGTGGGGACAGGACAAGGCCCTTCCCGGCCAGGAGACCTTCCGCACGCGCCTGGACGCCCTGGCCCAGGACCGCTTCATAATCGGCTCCCCCGACGACTGCTCCCGTGTCCTGGAGCGCTATGCGGAACTGGGCATCGGCTCCGCCCATTTCCGCATGCACTGGCCGGGGATGCCCTTGTCCCAAGCCCTGCGGGGGATGGAGTTGTTCGCCCGGCGGGTGATGCCCCGCTTCCGCTAG
- a CDS encoding transcriptional repressor, translating to MGGHSAALETLKGTGRRLTPQRLMVLEAIAEAGGHVGAEEVLSRVQKVYPYIDIATIYRTLNLLKGLGLVMEIATPQGTRYELVREGQRHHHMVCRACGSTWDMSTRFLAALQEEVRREYGFQADMAHFTLQGLCQECLAHSASPASPRRADA from the coding sequence ATGGGTGGACACAGCGCGGCCCTGGAGACCCTCAAGGGGACAGGACGCCGCCTCACCCCCCAACGCCTAATGGTGCTGGAGGCTATCGCCGAGGCGGGGGGGCATGTGGGTGCGGAGGAGGTGCTGTCCCGGGTGCAGAAGGTTTACCCCTATATCGACATCGCCACCATCTACCGCACACTCAACCTCCTGAAGGGTTTGGGGCTGGTGATGGAGATCGCCACTCCCCAGGGAACACGCTACGAACTGGTGCGGGAGGGCCAACGCCACCACCATATGGTCTGCCGCGCCTGCGGGAGCACATGGGATATGTCTACCCGTTTCCTGGCTGCCCTTCAGGAAGAGGTTCGGAGGGAATACGGCTTCCAGGCCGATATGGCCCACTTTACCCTGCAGGGCCTCTGCCAAGAATGCCTGGCTCATAGCGCCTCCCCCGCCTCCCCAAGGAGAGCCGATGCCTGA
- the dtd gene encoding D-aminoacyl-tRNA deacylase, which produces MRALVQRVQRACVSVGGETVGAIGPGLVVFLGIGQGDTLEDARYLVDKVLTLRVFPDAEGRFHHSVQEVGGGILVISQFTLYADTRKGRRPSFTQAAPPAEAQPLYEQAVALFRQSGLAVATGRFQERMLVEVHNDGPVSILIDSADRLKPRG; this is translated from the coding sequence GTGCGTGCCCTTGTCCAACGCGTCCAGCGCGCCTGCGTCTCCGTCGGCGGGGAGACGGTGGGGGCCATTGGGCCGGGCCTGGTGGTGTTCCTGGGGATTGGCCAGGGCGACACTTTGGAGGACGCCCGCTACCTGGTGGACAAGGTGCTTACCCTGCGGGTGTTCCCGGATGCCGAGGGGCGTTTCCACCACTCGGTGCAGGAGGTGGGGGGCGGCATCTTGGTCATCAGCCAGTTCACCCTTTATGCCGACACCCGCAAGGGGCGACGCCCTAGTTTCACCCAGGCAGCGCCCCCCGCCGAGGCGCAACCCCTCTACGAGCAGGCGGTGGCCTTGTTCCGCCAGAGCGGGCTTGCGGTGGCCACAGGGCGCTTTCAGGAGCGGATGCTGGTGGAGGTGCACAACGACGGCCCCGTCAGCATCCTGATAGACAGCGCCGACCGCCTGAAGCCCAGGGGATAA
- a CDS encoding ribonuclease activity regulator RraA yields MAQREVPESILERFRKVSTATVFTALWERGYQRVLMEEVYSLTPGRRMVGRARTLRFLPWRPDLAQEVRRGPDSPEYQAMQACGPGDVLVIDAMGMPYCAVGGDVKFLYLKMRRAEGLVTDGAIRDLEGVGAYGFGIFARRRTPGIGLPYGDPYQAGVDIQCGGVLVRPGDVIVADDDGVVVCPAHLAEEVVAWCEEHKQVEEWIKGLIQKENVPPGTYYPPTEATVRLFRERRTTMP; encoded by the coding sequence ATGGCGCAGCGAGAGGTGCCCGAGAGTATCCTGGAGCGCTTCCGCAAGGTCAGCACTGCGACGGTGTTCACCGCCCTTTGGGAGCGGGGCTACCAGCGGGTGCTCATGGAGGAGGTCTACTCCCTGACGCCGGGCCGGCGAATGGTGGGGCGTGCCCGCACTCTGCGCTTCTTGCCGTGGCGTCCTGACCTTGCGCAGGAGGTGCGGCGCGGCCCGGACTCCCCCGAATATCAGGCCATGCAGGCCTGCGGGCCGGGGGATGTGTTGGTGATTGACGCAATGGGCATGCCCTATTGCGCCGTGGGGGGCGATGTGAAGTTCCTCTACCTAAAGATGCGCCGGGCCGAGGGCCTGGTAACCGACGGGGCCATCCGCGACCTGGAGGGGGTGGGGGCCTATGGCTTCGGCATCTTCGCCCGCCGGCGGACGCCCGGCATCGGCCTCCCCTATGGCGACCCCTACCAGGCGGGGGTGGATATCCAATGCGGGGGGGTGCTGGTGCGCCCAGGGGATGTAATCGTGGCCGACGACGACGGGGTGGTGGTCTGCCCGGCCCACCTAGCCGAAGAGGTGGTGGCCTGGTGCGAGGAGCACAAGCAGGTGGAGGAGTGGATCAAGGGGCTGATTCAGAAGGAGAATGTGCCCCCAGGCACATACTACCCCCCCACCGAGGCGACAGTGCGCCTATTCCGAGAGCGGCGCACAACGATGCCCTAG
- a CDS encoding 2-hydroxyacid dehydrogenase, which produces MGSRAVFLVPPGHPWAERAKRLPADLGVQIVDMTLPDDQKAALCKDAEVLVLGVSEISPDFVRRLPRLKYIQLLSAGFDRMDVHTISEMGIRICNNSASIAPSVADHTIMLMLACLRHLIPSWKSVQHRRWAQELQGLDNRELTGKTIGIVGFGAIGREVARRLRGWDVTVLYHDIVPAPPEVERDLRVRRVPLEDLLRQSDIVTVHVPLNRRTRGMINASFLSLMKPTAILINTSRGEVADEHALLQALRQRRIAGAGLDVLAQEPTPPDNPLLDLDNVVITPHRAGPSVEVWERTLAFLTQNLRRMLNGQEPLSVIRIQD; this is translated from the coding sequence ATGGGAAGCCGAGCCGTTTTCCTTGTCCCCCCGGGGCATCCCTGGGCAGAGCGGGCCAAACGCCTGCCCGCCGACCTGGGCGTGCAGATTGTAGATATGACCCTTCCCGACGACCAAAAGGCGGCCCTCTGCAAAGACGCCGAGGTGCTGGTGCTGGGGGTGTCGGAGATTTCCCCAGACTTCGTGCGCCGTTTGCCCCGCCTCAAGTACATCCAACTCCTCTCGGCAGGGTTTGACCGCATGGATGTGCACACCATCTCCGAGATGGGTATCCGCATCTGCAACAACTCGGCGTCCATCGCCCCGTCGGTGGCCGACCACACCATCATGCTCATGCTGGCGTGCCTGCGCCACCTCATCCCCTCCTGGAAGAGCGTCCAGCACCGCCGGTGGGCGCAGGAACTGCAAGGCCTGGACAACCGGGAACTGACAGGGAAGACCATCGGCATCGTGGGGTTTGGGGCCATCGGGCGGGAGGTGGCCCGCCGCCTGCGGGGGTGGGATGTAACCGTGCTGTACCACGACATCGTTCCCGCCCCGCCCGAGGTGGAGCGGGACCTGCGGGTGCGGCGGGTGCCTCTGGAGGACCTCCTGCGCCAGTCGGACATTGTGACCGTCCATGTGCCCCTGAACCGGCGCACCCGGGGGATGATCAACGCTTCCTTCCTCTCCCTGATGAAGCCCACCGCCATCCTGATCAATACCAGCCGCGGGGAGGTGGCCGACGAGCACGCCCTCCTGCAGGCGTTGCGTCAACGGCGCATAGCGGGGGCGGGTTTGGATGTGCTGGCTCAGGAGCCTACCCCGCCCGATAACCCCCTGCTGGACCTGGACAATGTGGTCATTACCCCCCATCGGGCCGGCCCCAGCGTTGAGGTGTGGGAGCGCACCCTGGCCTTCCTCACCCAGAACCTGCGGCGCATGCTCAACGGCCAGGAGCCCCTGTCAGTCATCCGTATCCAGGACTAA
- a CDS encoding RidA family protein — MHPEQKLREMGLTLPPPPTPAANYVTAVRTGNLVFLAGHGPRRPDGTYITGKVGREMTVEQAYEAARQVGLNLLASLKAAIGDLGKVKRVVKVLGMVNADPSFTEHPRVINGCSDLFVAVFGDKGRHARSAVGMGSLPFNIPVEIEAIVEVEG; from the coding sequence GTGCATCCCGAGCAGAAGCTGCGCGAGATGGGCCTGACCTTGCCCCCACCCCCCACGCCTGCCGCCAACTATGTAACCGCCGTGCGCACGGGGAACCTGGTGTTCCTGGCTGGGCATGGCCCCCGCCGCCCCGATGGCACCTACATCACGGGCAAGGTGGGGCGCGAGATGACGGTGGAGCAGGCCTACGAGGCTGCCCGCCAAGTGGGCCTCAACCTGCTGGCCAGCCTGAAGGCTGCCATCGGCGACCTGGGCAAGGTGAAGCGGGTGGTGAAAGTGTTGGGGATGGTCAACGCTGACCCCTCCTTCACCGAGCACCCCCGGGTCATCAACGGGTGCTCCGACCTGTTCGTGGCCGTGTTCGGCGACAAGGGGCGCCACGCCCGATCCGCTGTGGGCATGGGGAGCCTCCCCTTCAACATCCCCGTGGAGATTGAGGCCATCGTGGAGGTGGAGGGCTAG